In one window of Pseudochaenichthys georgianus chromosome 5, fPseGeo1.2, whole genome shotgun sequence DNA:
- the cse1l gene encoding exportin-2 — protein MELNDANLQTLTEFLRKTLDPDPAVRRPAEKFLESVEGNQNYPLLLLTMLEKSQDQVIRVCAAVTFKNYIKRNWRIVEDEPNKVSDADRTAIKANIVNLMLSSPEQIQKQLSDAISIIGREDFPQKWPDLLTEMVNRFRSGDFHIINGVLRTAHSLFKRYRHEFKSNELWTEIKLVLDTFALPLTELFKATIELCQTHATDVNALKVLFSSLTLISKLFYSLNFQDLPEFFEDNMETWMTNFHGLLTLDNKLLQTNDEEEAGLLELLKSQICDNAALYAQKYDEEFQPYLPRFVTAIWNLLVSTGQEVKYDLLVSNAIQFLASVCERPHYKHLFEDQNTLTSICEKVIVPNMEFRSADEEAFEDNSEEYIRRDLEGSDIDTRRRAACDLVRGLCKFFEGPVTAIFSGYVNSMLGEYAKSPGQNWKHKDAAIYLVTSLASKAQTQKHGITQANELVDLNEFFVNHILSDLKSPNVNEFPVLKADAIKYVMIFRSQLPKEQLLQAVPLLISHLQAESTVEHTYAAHALERLFTMRGPNNSTLITPAEMAPFTEQLLNNLFKALALPGSEENEYIMKAIMRSFSLLQDAIVPYIPTLIGQLTHKLLLVSKNPSKPHFNHYLFESLCLSVRITCKANPTTVSSFEEALFPVFTEILQNDVQEFLPYVFQVMSLLLEIHSNSIPSSYMALFPHLLQPVLWERTGNIPPLVRLLQAYLEKGGASIASSAADKIPGLLGVFQKLIASKANDHQGFYLINSIIEYMPTESITQYRKQIYILLFQRLQGSKTTKFIKSFLVFINLYCVKYGAIALQEMFDSIQPKMFGMVLEKIIIPEVQKVSGPVEKKICAVGITKILTECPSMMDTEYTKLWTPLLQALIGFFELPEDDSIPDDEHFIDIEDTPGYQTAFSQLAFAGKKEHDPIGDAVGNPKILLAQSLHKLSTACPGRVPSMLSTSLNADALQFLQGYLQAATVQLV, from the exons ATGGAGCTAAATGATGCTAACCTCCAAACCCTCACCGAGTTCCTCAGGAAAACACTGGACCCAGATCCAGCAGTCAGACGTCCAG CTGAAAAGTTTCTCGAATCAGTGGAGGGCAACCAGAACTATCCGTTGTTACTGCTCACTATGCTGGAGAAGTCCCAAGACCAGGTCATTCGAGTCTGTGCTGCTGTTACCTTCAAGAATTACATAAAAAGAAACTGGCGCATT GTTGAAGATGAACCAAACAAAGTCTCTGATGCAGACCGAACAGCGATCAAAGCCAACATAGTCAATTTGATGCTAAGCAGCCCAGAACAGATTCAAAAACAG TTGAGTGATGCCATCAGTATCATAGGAAGGGAAGACTTCCCTCAGAAATGGCCCGACCTGCTAACTGAGATGGTGAACCGCTTCAGAAGTGGAGACTTTCACATCATCAATGGAGTGCTTCGTACTGCACATTCTCTCTTTAAAAG GTACCGCCATGAGTTTAAGTCAAACGAGCTTTGGACAGAGATCAAACTAGTGCTGGATACGTTTGCCCTTCCTCTGACGGAGCTGTTCAAG GCCACTATTGAGTTGTGTCAGACTCATGCTACAGACGTCAATGCCTTGAAGGTCCTCTTCTCTTCCCTCACACTCATCTCCAAGCTCTTCTACAGTCTGAACTTCCAG GACCTTCCAGAGTTTTTCGAAGACAACATGGAAACGTGGATGACCAATTTTCACGGCctattaactttggataataaacTTTTACAAACAAAT GACGAGGAGGAAGCAGGTCTCCTGGAGCTGCTGAAGTCTCAGATCTGTGACAATGCGGCTCTCTACGCTCAGAAGTACGATGAAGAGTTCCAGCCCTATCTGCCGCGCTTTGTCACGGCCATCTGGAACCTTTTAGTTTCTACTGGCCAGGAAGTCAAATATGACCTG CTTGTGAGCAATGCTATCCAGTTCTTGGCATCGGTGTGTGAAAGGCCACACTACAAGCATCTATTTGAGGACCAGAACACGCTCACTAGCATCTGTGAGAAGGTCATTGTGCCCAACATGGAGTTCAGAA GTGCAGATGAGGAGGCCTTTGAAGATAACTCTGAGGAATACATCCGGAGGGACCTTGAAGGATCTG ACATTGACACTCGTCGTAGGGCCGCATGTGACCTGGTGAGGGGCCTCTGTAAGTTTTTTGAGGGCCCTGTCACAGCAATCTTCTCTGGCTATGTGAACTCTATGCTGGGAGAGTACGCCAAGAGCCCTGGGCAGAACTGGAAACACAAAGATGCCGCCATCTACTTGGTCACATCACTGGCGTCAAAAGCACAGACACAGAAG CATGGGATAACACAAGCCAATGAGTTGGTGGATCTGAATGAGTTCTTTGTGAACCACATTCTCTCAGACCTAAAATCCCCCAATG TCAACGAGTTCCCAGTGTTGAAGGCAGACGCCATCAAGTATGTCATGATCTTCAGAAGCCAG CTGCCCAAGGAGCAGCTGCTGCAGGCCGTTCCTCTGCTGATAAGTCACCTGCAGGCGGAGAGCACAGTGGAGCACACGTACGCTGCCCACGCTCTGGAGAGGCTGTTCACCATGAGAGGCCCCAACAACTCCACACT TATCACGCCCGCAGAGATGGCCCCTTTTACTGAACAGCTGCTAAACAACTTGTTCAAGGCATTGGCTCTTCCTGGGTCTGAAGAAAATGAATACATCATGAAAG CCATCATGCGCAGCTTCTCCCTGCTGCAGGATGCCATCGTCCCCTACATTCCCACTCTGATTGGTCAACTCACTCATAAGCTCCTCTTAGTCAGCAAG AATCCCAGCAAGCCTCACTTTAACCACTACCTGTTCGAGTCCTTGTGCCTGTCGGTCCGCATCACCTGCAAGGCCAACCCCACCACGGTCAGCAGCTTCGAGGAAGCACTGTTCCCCGTCTTCACTGAGATCCTGCAGAACGATGTCCAGG AGTTTCTTCCCTACGTGTTCCAGGTGATGTCTCTCCTGCTAGAGATCCACTCCAACTCTATTCCCTCCTCCTACATGGCGTTATTCCCTCACCTGCTGCAGCCCGTGCTCTGGGAGCGGACAGGGAACATTCCCCCTCTCGTGCGCCTGCTTCAGGCTTACTTGGAGAAGGGAGGTGCCTCTATTGCCAGCTCTGCTGCTGATAAAATC CCCGGCTTGCTTGGAGTTTTCCAAAAGCTTATCGCCTCCAAGGCCAACGACCACCAAGGTTTCTACCTGATCAACAGCATCATAGAGTACATGCCCAC AGAGTCTATCACTCAGTACAGGAAACAGATCTATATTTTGCTCTTCCAGAGGCTCCAAGGCTCCAAAACCACCAAGTTCATCAAGA GCTTCTTAGTGTTTATCAACCTGTATTGTGTCAAATACGGAGCCATTGCACTTCAGGAGATGTTCGACAGCATCCAGCCAAA GATGTTTGGTATGGTGTTGGAGAAAATAATTATCCCAGAGGTTCAGAAAGTGTCTGGACCGGTTGAAAAGAAGATCTGCGCTGTTGGCATCACAAAAATCCTTACTGAATGTCCGTCAATGATGGACACGGAGTACACTAAACTTTG GACCCCTCTGCTCCAGGCTCTCATTGGTTTCTTTGAGCTGCCAGAAGATGACAGCATCCCGGATGATGAGCACTTCATTGACATTGAAGACACACCAGGCTATCAGACGGCCTTTTCACAGCTGGCCTTTGCCGGGAAGAAGGAGCACGACCCGATAGGAGACGCTGTCGGCAACCCCAAGATCCTGCTGGCCCAGTCGCTCCACAAACTCTCTACTGCCTGTCCGGGAAGG GTTCCCTCAATGCTGAGCACCAGTCTGAATGCAGACGCCCTCCAGTTCCTGCAGGGTTACTTGCAGGCAGCCACTGTGCAGTTGGTTTGA